In the Trichoderma atroviride chromosome 4, complete sequence genome, GTGAACCGAAGAAGCTTAATAAGACAAAGATAAAAAACAATAAGCATGACGATGCATCCTGCAACTTTTTCCGGAGCTTGACCTATTGGAGGAAAAACCACGCGAGAGTGGTTGGTTGGACTTTTTGTCTAATAGGAGTCTAATAGGATCCATAACCGCATCTTGGGCTTCATATAGTGTCTACGCCGAATCTTGCCTCTCCACTGGAGACAACAACAACTCTACAAACATTAAAAGTCGACTAGTATAGAAACTATCAAACACCTCGGTTAGTTGGTGGATTATACAAGGCAGAAACCTCTCTTTCATAGCCCACACAGGTACCTACTAGACATCTATGTCTAGGGTTCGAAAGTGCAGTGGGGATAATTAACTCTGTCAAACAAGTTCAAAGAAGTGTGCTTTATATGGGATAGTATTCGATAATGTTGGAGAACTATTGTAACCTGCAACGCTGGATGACTTGATAGAATACATTTCCCTAGCCGCCCTAGCTGATTGATGAACCACCATAGCTGATTGATGAAGGTGATGCAAGAACATTACCATATACAAGTTTAGGTGATAAGAAAAACAGGCAATCGGAGTTGGTATTTAGCCCAAATTCAAGCATACGAGAAAGACTGCATAAATGGACGTTGTATTCTTACATCATCGAGATCCATACTCAGCTCCAAGCGGACGGGAGGTTATCGAGAATcaggaaaaataaaaataaaaatagacTTGAAACGAATTTAGCCGCCAAAACATGAACACCAGTCGCATATGCCAAGCGTTCTGACTGCGGAATTAGGCCCATTGATATGTACTCTTCCCCCACGTTGGGGCTCATCGATACGAGTGACCTCGGGGCACTGCTCATTCGTGGAAACTACACCAGTCAGGGGGGGGGTTCTATGATTTGTTGGATGAGAGTCATGACAGTTGCCCATCCATAAGAGCCAATGATATAGGAGACAATGGTTTGGTATCAGGGGATGTACTTTGTACCGAGAGAATTTTTTCTGGCCCCATTAACAATTTGCCCTCGCCCTGTTCGTTTGCTGATGGTATATTTGTTTGCGCgtttgccttgtttttttttttttttttttttttttttttttcatcttatTAATCATTTTGGAGTAAGATTGAGCGACACTCCTTTTGGCTTCTACACTCgccatctttccatctttttctaGTCAATGTGTTGTATCATCATTCATAATCAGCTCTATGCTCTTTTGATCCTTACCTATCCGGTATAGAACCAATGGGTATACTATCAGCCctcagctccttcttctcgaggATCCCGACCTTTGCTCGCAGGCCTGGGTGGATTGCTGCTCGCGCCATCTCTCTACGACTCCATCAATTCCCAaccgatgacgaggatggcgatgaagaaggcaatgGCAAACCGCGAAGGCAGCGATGCCATCCCATTTTCAAGATATTGCTCTTCATTCTTGCTCTAgcaggtgctgctgctctgttTGTTAGATTCTTTGAAGTCTCTCGCCTCCCCAACCTCTCTCGGCCGAGCATATCATACCCGTACTCGGTCATCCCGATGTGGTCGTCGGACAGAGAAGCAGCACCTGTTCCCGTGCTGGGAGAAGCGTCATTTGATTATGGAATGTATTTCCCAGCGCAAGGCAACAACTACTTCCCCCTTGTGGCTCCCTACAACGAGCCTCCTCGCCACCGACCGAAAACAccgctcttcatcgcctttACAAGGAACAATGCCATGATGCGGCAGACAGTGCTTGGGTATATTGCCAGCGGGTGGCCGAGAGAAGACATTGTCATCATTGACAACAGTGGCACTGCCGACGCCAACAACCTGAAACTCTTGTCGGACTCGAACCCCTTTTCCCTCGACTACGACTTGTTTCGTTACCGATACGGCGTGTCGATTCTGCAGACGTCTGTCCTTCTCAACTTTGCTCAGTTGCAAAACTTCATGTTGAGAGTGGCAATGGCGCGTCACTGGCCGTATTATTTCTGGAGCCACATGGACGTTGGCATCCTGAGCCACGAAGAAGAGACGCCCTACACATCATTCTACGAGCGCGTTCTAAACATTCTCAGCGAAGCAGAGGCATCCAGATTATCCGGCAAGGGCAAATGGGGCGTCAAATTCTTCAACTTTGACTACCTCACGCTGGTCAATGTGGATGCATGGCGCCACGCTGGAGGCTGGGACGTGTTTATCCCCTACTACACCACCGACTGCGACGCGTACGGACGCCTGAGAATGCTAGGATACGACATTGATCGCGTGGGCGCAGGTCACATATGGGATGTCGCCGACATGGTCGAAGATCCCGAAATCAGGTTCTTCCCTCCCAGCTCCCAGCCGAGATCTGACAAGGACGGCGAGTCACCCAACAATGCCACCTCTGAAGACGACAACGCGCCGAATTCGGAACGATTCAAAGCCCTGAGACAAGAGCTGCAGAAGTTTCAAGACGACAAAATAGCCAACACGAAAGGCCGAAACACATGGCAGAATATGCAAAAGGGAGGCAAGGGAGAGCCGTGGACATATGATCCCGCGGGCTTCC is a window encoding:
- a CDS encoding uncharacterized protein (EggNog:ENOG41~TransMembrane:1 (i59-80o)), which translates into the protein MGILSALSSFFSRIPTFARRPGWIAARAISLRLHQFPTDDEDGDEEGNGKPRRQRCHPIFKILLFILALAGAAALFVRFFEVSRLPNLSRPSISYPYSVIPMWSSDREAAPVPVLGEASFDYGMYFPAQGNNYFPLVAPYNEPPRHRPKTPLFIAFTRNNAMMRQTVLGYIASGWPREDIVIIDNSGTADANNLKLLSDSNPFSLDYDLFRYRYGVSILQTSVLLNFAQLQNFMLRVAMARHWPYYFWSHMDVGILSHEEETPYTSFYERVLNILSEAEASRLSGKGKWGVKFFNFDYLTLVNVDAWRHAGGWDVFIPYYTTDCDAYGRLRMLGYDIDRVGAGHIWDVADMVEDPEIRFFPPSSQPRSDKDGESPNNATSEDDNAPNSERFKALRQELQKFQDDKIANTKGRNTWQNMQKGGKGEPWTYDPAGFQVAWWETADSGKRLFEHKWGGEGCDVFDLKKTLDDIWRDAEQ